The DNA sequence GAGAGCCTGCTTCCCAAagaacagaaacatttttttaaaaaacacaaagagaTAAAGTATTAGGGATTGTTTTAGACTGgaacaaaagctttgtttttgtgagacTGAATAATAATAGTGTTGCCCTTTTTACAGAAGGAACTGAGAGACAGATTCGTGTAATGTAATCCCTTGAACTACAAGCAGAACAAATATAGCACAGCGCACAGATGGTTACAGAACAAGACATCCAGTGCAATCTGACAGCACTGCActttttttgaggggggaaatATTGAAGTCCGCTCAGCTTCCCGTCATTCTGCTTGGAGGAAGCTTCAGGGTTGCCTTTTGATGCAGTGCTGTCTTCCCTTGTGCCCTCTCAAATGCTGAGCCTCTGCAAAGTCACAGACTCCTTATTTATCAGCAATTCCAAGTCAGCCTGCGACGAGAGCCTCCTCGCTCAAGAGAGAATTACGTTCTGTCTCAATGTCTCCAGGCAGCAGCCATTCCCAAGTGCTCAGCAAATCCAAACGTTGAGGATTCCCGTCTTTGACGATCCTTCAGAGGACTTGTATAAGTATTTTGATCGCTGCAGCAATGCCATAGAAAGCATAGTTCAGAATGGCGGGAAATGCTTAGTCTATTGTAAAAACGGTCGCAGCAGATCTGCTGCCATCTGCACGGCTCACTTGATGAGAAACCAAAATCTCAGCCTGAAGGAGGCCTTTGAGGTATTATGAGcatgaatggggggggggaggcatgggGGTGATACTCTGTCTTTATTATATAGCTCTGTTGTTTTAAGCTGTCAAGAAGTATTTCAACTTGATATGAAGCAAACATTTAGGCAATATTTGAATTGCTAAGATTTGGAGGGAAAAGGTGTTTTAGTGCACCTTTTAAAAGGAAATCAACCACAGTGAGATCGTGATATATAGTCAGCCCttcatatttgtggatttgacttttgtgaatttgattattcatgtctttgattaaaaatattttctctaggaatctttaggtcctccagtggggTTCTCTGATGATCTTCCagagaaagttgaccatagagttgtgttggattggaggacct is a window from the Anolis carolinensis isolate JA03-04 chromosome 3, rAnoCar3.1.pri, whole genome shotgun sequence genome containing:
- the dusp28 gene encoding dual specificity phosphatase 28 — protein: MLSLCKVTDSLFISNSKSACDESLLAQERITFCLNVSRQQPFPSAQQIQTLRIPVFDDPSEDLYKYFDRCSNAIESIVQNGGKCLVYCKNGRSRSAAICTAHLMRNQNLSLKEAFELVKMARPVAEPNPGFWSQLQKYEEHLQMQYRADPSQTIPSQSV